The Amycolatopsis sp. NBC_01480 genome segment GATCCCGCCGGCGGGGATCTCGCGATGCGGTTCGGGTTGCCCGCCGAGCCGAGCCTGGTCAGCCTCGCTGCGGCGACCCGTCGCACGGGAGATCCGGCGGTGGTGTGGGAGCACGCCCATGCGATGCCCGGCGGAGCGAGCACGATCCCGGCCCCGATGGGTGGGATGCAGGCCCGCGCGGCGCTGTACGCGCTGGTCACCGGCCCGCACGGTCTGGTGCTGGACCAGGTCGCGCGCCAGCCCGGGGTGGTGGTGTTCGCCGATTGCGGGCGCCTTGACGCGGGATCGCCCGCTGAGGCGATCGCGCGCCGGGCGGACGTACTGGTGCTGATCACCGGTACTTACGGGGACGAGCTGGCCCATGTCGCGGCCCGCATCCACGATCTGGGCCGGTGGGCGCGGCGTTCGTCGTTGCTGCTGGCCGGGCAGGGCTATCCCACGCCGGAGGTCGAGCGTGAACTCGGGATCCGGGCGATGGGCCGGATTCCCCATGACCCGGCCGCCGCGGCGGCTCTGGCCGGGCGCGCGGTGACGTCTTCGCGGCGCCGCGGCAGTGGTGGGCTCGCCCGCTGTGCCGCGGCTGTCGCCCGCGCGCTTGCCACGCCGGTCCCTGGGTGTGCGCCGGCCGGCCAGGCCCCGAGTCCGTTACCGGACACGGCCGGTCCGCCGCAGATTCCGGGGGTGCCCGCTCAGCAGGTGCGCTTTCCCGGTGTGCCGGTCACCGCGCCGCCGGCGCCACGTCCGCCCCCCGGCCGAGAACCGCGGCGCAACGGCCACCACGCACTCAGCAATCCAGGAAGGACCCTCGGGGATGACCATGCTTGACGATCACTACCAGGCTGGCGATCCCGCCCGGCCCGAGCCCGGGAACGCCGAAGGCCGTCTGCGCGACCGATTGCGCCAGGCGCTGACCACCGATCTTCCCGGCCGGGTCGAGGCCGCCGCCCGCGACGGGGGCGGACCGGTGTCGCGGGAACGGCGCCGGGAGCTTGGCCGCCACATGCTCGACGAGGCGATCGCCGCGCACACCGAGGCCGAGCTGCTCGCCAGCCGCAGCTTGGTGGACGCCGCGACCGAGCAGCGGGTCGCCGGGCAGGTCCTGGACGAGGTGTTCG includes the following:
- a CDS encoding MinD/ParA family ATP-binding protein, which produces MLIALASLKGSPGVTTFAAALAARWPAQTRGLLVECDPAGGDLAMRFGLPAEPSLVSLAAATRRTGDPAVVWEHAHAMPGGASTIPAPMGGMQARAALYALVTGPHGLVLDQVARQPGVVVFADCGRLDAGSPAEAIARRADVLVLITGTYGDELAHVAARIHDLGRWARRSSLLLAGQGYPTPEVERELGIRAMGRIPHDPAAAAALAGRAVTSSRRRGSGGLARCAAAVARALATPVPGCAPAGQAPSPLPDTAGPPQIPGVPAQQVRFPGVPVTAPPAPRPPPGREPRRNGHHALSNPGRTLGDDHA